In the genome of Cygnus olor isolate bCygOlo1 chromosome Z, bCygOlo1.pri.v2, whole genome shotgun sequence, one region contains:
- the CENPK gene encoding centromere protein K isoform X2: protein MEECQSKLTLIRAEPLAESDAKLSLLMMRMKALTAEFTQWQKRSPEIISTNPEVLLTLGKEELQKVKKDLEMVLSTVQSRNEKLKEDLEREQQWHDEQEKILDALKEIEKKMENEVVSHSKKRAFRELKDEILKVKAYKEELLNALGEFLEEHFPLPEEDGRAKKKKKKKSEESATQLITLHEILETLINKLLRTPHEPYVTINDSFWPPYIELLLRCGIALRHPEDPDRIRLEAFHQ from the exons ATGGAAGAG TGTCAGAGCAAGCTAACACTTATAAGAGCAGAACCACTGGCAGAATCAGATGCCAAA CTTTCCTTGTTAATGATGCGAATGAAAGCTTTAACAGCGGAGTTTACTCAATGGCAGAAAAGAAGTCCTGAAA taatttcgACTAATCCAGAGGTACTGCTAACATTAGGAAAAGAAGAG ttgcagaaagtaaagaaagatCTTGAAATGGTGCTGTCAACAGTTCAGTCAaggaatgaaaaactgaaagaagattTGGAAAG AGAACAGCAGTGGCATGACGAACAGGAGAAGATACTAGATGCTcttaaagaaattgaaaaaaagatggaaaatgaagtTGTATCACATTCCAAAAAAAG AGCATTCCGAGAACTGAAAGATGAAATCTTGAAAGTAAAGGCATATAAGGAAGAACTCTTGAATGCTTTGGGTGAGTTCCTAGAAGAACATTTTCCCCTTCCGGAGGAAGATGGaagagctaaaaagaaaaaaaag aaaaagtCTGAAGAGTCAGCTACACAACTGATAACACTGCATGAAATTTTAGAG ACccttataaataaattattgagGACACCGCATGAACCCTATGTAACAATCAACGACTCATTTTGGCCACCTTATATTGAGCTGCTTCTGCGATGTGGAATTGCCCTGAGACATCCAGAAGATCCAGACAGGATACGCCTAGAAGCCTTTCACCAATAG
- the CENPK gene encoding centromere protein K isoform X1, with product MQSSKMSGKATQKTSVFESEEPSSVDAKEELLDECESIWEQMEECQSKLTLIRAEPLAESDAKLSLLMMRMKALTAEFTQWQKRSPEIISTNPEVLLTLGKEELQKVKKDLEMVLSTVQSRNEKLKEDLEREQQWHDEQEKILDALKEIEKKMENEVVSHSKKRAFRELKDEILKVKAYKEELLNALGEFLEEHFPLPEEDGRAKKKKKKKSEESATQLITLHEILETLINKLLRTPHEPYVTINDSFWPPYIELLLRCGIALRHPEDPDRIRLEAFHQ from the exons TGTAGATGCCAAGGAGGAACTCTTGGATGAATGTGAGAGTATCTGGGAGCAGATGGAAGAG TGTCAGAGCAAGCTAACACTTATAAGAGCAGAACCACTGGCAGAATCAGATGCCAAA CTTTCCTTGTTAATGATGCGAATGAAAGCTTTAACAGCGGAGTTTACTCAATGGCAGAAAAGAAGTCCTGAAA taatttcgACTAATCCAGAGGTACTGCTAACATTAGGAAAAGAAGAG ttgcagaaagtaaagaaagatCTTGAAATGGTGCTGTCAACAGTTCAGTCAaggaatgaaaaactgaaagaagattTGGAAAG AGAACAGCAGTGGCATGACGAACAGGAGAAGATACTAGATGCTcttaaagaaattgaaaaaaagatggaaaatgaagtTGTATCACATTCCAAAAAAAG AGCATTCCGAGAACTGAAAGATGAAATCTTGAAAGTAAAGGCATATAAGGAAGAACTCTTGAATGCTTTGGGTGAGTTCCTAGAAGAACATTTTCCCCTTCCGGAGGAAGATGGaagagctaaaaagaaaaaaaag aaaaagtCTGAAGAGTCAGCTACACAACTGATAACACTGCATGAAATTTTAGAG ACccttataaataaattattgagGACACCGCATGAACCCTATGTAACAATCAACGACTCATTTTGGCCACCTTATATTGAGCTGCTTCTGCGATGTGGAATTGCCCTGAGACATCCAGAAGATCCAGACAGGATACGCCTAGAAGCCTTTCACCAATAG